CGGACGGAATGGTATTGGCGGCGATGGCGGCTGCAGCGGCGCTGTTCAGCTTCCCCGGCGGGCAGGCGGTCTCCGCTGCGCCCCTGCTGCCCGCCGCCCCGGCGTCGTCCCCGAAGCCCCGACCGGGGCTTTGGACATTGGCCATGGCGGAGTGCCGCTTCAACCTTCGCGCCGAACTGGACCGCTGGCCGGATTGCGCGGATCCCGTGCAGATGGGGCAGACGGCCCTTTCCCGTCCGTCGCCCGGCCAGCCGGGTTCCGCCCTGAAGTACGTCTATGCCGAGGGCGATCCGGGACTCCTGCAGGTCGAGACCGGCCGGGGCGGGCCGGAAGCCTGGAGCTACTATGGCTTCCGGCCCCTGGCCTCGGACGCCGACGGCGAGGTCATCCGCGCGCGGATCTGGCCGGTGACCTGTCCGGCCAGGGGATGCCGGCTGAAGACCGCCAAGGAGCTCCTGGCCGCCGCACGCGCGTCTGAGGCGCAGGCCTTCACCGAAGCGTCGGAGGACCCTGGGCGCACCGCCGTCTGGGTGCGGCGCGCCCAGTAGGCCGGCCTCAGTCGACGATGGCCGAGTAGACCAGGTTCTTCAGCTGGCCCCGGAAGTTGAAGGTTCCCGAGGGCATGAGCTGGGTCATGAAGACCATGGTCATGTCCTCCTTGGGGTCGACCCAGAAGATGGTCGACGCCGCACCCCCCCAGTAGTAGTCGCCGACGCCGAGGCCGCCGGTCTCCACCACCCCTTGCGTGGAGGCGAAGCCCAGGCCGAAGCCCACGCCCTCGTTCGTCGTCTCGGAGAAGGCGCCGATGGCCAGCTGGGTCAGGTCCTTGCCGCCGGGCAGGTGGTTCATGTGCATCATCTCCAGGGTCCGCGGCCCCAGGATGCGCACGCCGTCCAGCTCGCCGCCCCGGCGCAGCATCTCGCAGAACCGCATGTAGTCGGCCGTCGTGCCCGTCAGCCCGCCGCCGCCGGACTTGAAGGCCGGGTTGCGGGTGAAGTTGCTGGCAGACGGGTCGTCGATCAGCTTGAGCGCCTTGTCCGGCCCGCGCTGGTAGTTGGCGCAGAAACGATCGACCTTGTCGGGGGCCACATGGAAGGCGGTGTCCACCATGCCGAGGGGCTCGAAGATCTCTTCCCGCAGGAAGTCCTCGAAGGGACGGCCAGAGATGATCTCGACCAGGGCGCCGCAGACGTCGGTGGCCAGGGAGTACATCCAGCGCTCGCCCGGATGGTAGCGGAGCGGGACCTGGGACAGCTTGTCCATGAACTCGACCATGCTGTCCGTCGTGTCGGCCGAGCGGATCTTGAGTGCGCGATAGGTCTTGTCGATGGGGTGCTGGATCCCGACCCCCGGAAGACCGCCGCCATAGGTCAGGCCCGCCGTGTGCGACAGGACGTCCCGGAAGGAAGCCGGCCGGTGCGGGCGCTCGGTGACCATGTCCTCGCCTTCGCCGGACACCCAGACCCGGTGGTTCTTCCACGAGGGGACGTAGCGGCTGACCGGGTCGTTCAGCTGGAAGTAGCCCCGCTCGTACAGCATCATCAGGGCCACCGAGGTGATCGGCTTGGTCATCGAATATATGCGGAAGATGGCGTCGTCGCGCATGGCCTTGCCGCGCTCGAGGTCCATGCTCCCGAAGGATCCCGAATAGGCCGGGACGCCCCGCCGGGCGATGGCGACCTGGCAGCCGGCGATCTTCTGCGGGCCGATATAGTTGCGCTCAAGATGCTCGCCGATGCGCTTCAGGCGCGACAGGTCAAATCCGGTTGCGTGCGTCGCCGTCATGGCCCTGGGCCTCCCCCTGTGTTTGTCTCTCGGACTTTCCGGGGCATCATGCCTCCGACAGGCGGGGCGTGGCCAGCCCCCGCGACGCTTTGGGAGCCGCACCATGACCGCCATCCTCGACACCCTCGCCGACGCCATCGCCGAACGCCTGAAGGCGCGGGGCGAGACCGTGGCGGTGGCCGAAAGTTCCTCCGGGGGGCTGATCTCGGCGGCCCTGCTGGGCGTGGGCGGCGCCTCGGCCTACTACCTCGGCGGCGGGGTCATCTACACGGCCAAGGCCCGCTTCGCCCTGCTGGACATCCCCAGGGAGGCCACGGCGGGCATGCGCTCGTCCAGCGAGCCTTACGCCCTGCTGCTGGCCCGTTCGATCCGCGAGCAGTTCGGCGCCAGCTGGGGCGTGTCCGAGACCGGAGCGGCCGGGCCGACCGGCAACGGCTACGGCGATGCGGCGGGACACACCTGCGTGGCCATCTCCGGGCCCATCGAGACGGTGATCACCCTGGAGACGGCCAGCAGCGATCGCCGCGCCAACATGGAGGCCTTCGCCGCCGCCGCCCTGGACCTGCTGGACCGCGGGCTGCAGGCGGCGGGCTGAGCCTCAGGCCATGTAGCCGGGAAGCCATCCCTCGTGCCCGGCCTTCAGGGCGTCGAGGGGGAGGGTGAAGACCCCCGTACAGGACAGGTCTCGTCCGCCCGCGGCGCCCACCACCCGGGCCGGGACCCCGGCTGAGGTAGCTGCGGACAGCACGGGGCCAGGGTCCGCACAACCGACCAGGTATCGCCCCTGGTCCTCGCCGAAGAGCCAGGCCTGGGCGGGCAGGGCGCCCTCTACCGCCAGTGTGATCCCCAGGTCGGAGGCCATGGCCATCTCGGCCGCCGCCGCGACAAGGCCGCCGTCAGAGAGATCGTGGACCACGCGGGTCAGGCCTGTCCGGATCAGCTGGCGCACCAGGTCGCCATTGCGGCGCTCGACGGCCAGGTCCACCGGCGGCGGCGCGCCATCCTCACGGCCCAGGACCTCGCGCAGGTACATCGACGCGCCGAGCTGGCCGCGGGTCTCGCCCAGGAGGACCAGGCTCATGCCCGCTTCCAGCCCGGCGAAGTCCGCCCGCTGGCCATAGTCGGGGATCAGACCGACCCCGCCGACCGTCGGCGTGGGAGGGATCGCTGCGCCGCTGGTCTCGTTGTAGAGGCTGACATTGCCGCTCACGACCGGGAAGTCGAGGACCCGGCAGGCCTCGGCCATGCCGTCGATGGCCCGGACGATCTGGCCCATGATCTCGGGCCGCTCCGGATTGCCGAAGTTGAGGTTGTCGGTGATGGCGATGGGGTCCGCGCCCACCGCCGTCAAGTTCCGCCAGGACTCCGCCACGGCCTGCTTGCCCCCCTCGTAGGGGTCGGCCTGGACGTAGCGGGGGGTGCAGTCCGACGTCGCGGCGATGGCCTTGCGCGTCCCGTGAACGCGCACCACGCCGGCGTCGGCGCCCGTGGCGCTGTCCTCCAGGGTGTCGGCCATGACGTGCCGGTCGTACTGCTCCCAGAGCCAGCGCTTGGAGGCCATGTCCGGGGCCGACATCAGCGTCAGCACCGCCGCGGCGAAGTCCGTCGGCGCGGGCACGCTGGCGGCCTCGAGCCGGGGCTGCAGGACGGGCTGGGTCCAGGGCCGGTCGTAGAGGGGGGCGTCGTCCGACAGGGGCGCGAGGGGCAGGTCGCAGACCACCTCGCCCTGGTGGCGAAGGATGATCCGGCCGGTGTCCGTGGTCTGGCCGATGACGGCGGCGTCCAGTCCCCACTTCTCGAAGATCCGGCGGCCATCGTCCTCGCGGCCGGGCTTGAGGATGGCCAGCATGCGCTCCTGGCTCTCGGAGAGCATCATCTCGTAGGCGCTCATGCCGGTCTCGCGCTGGGGCACCTT
The sequence above is a segment of the Phenylobacterium parvum genome. Coding sequences within it:
- a CDS encoding CinA family protein — encoded protein: MTAILDTLADAIAERLKARGETVAVAESSSGGLISAALLGVGGASAYYLGGGVIYTAKARFALLDIPREATAGMRSSSEPYALLLARSIREQFGASWGVSETGAAGPTGNGYGDAAGHTCVAISGPIETVITLETASSDRRANMEAFAAAALDLLDRGLQAAG
- the purL gene encoding phosphoribosylformylglycinamidine synthase subunit PurL; the protein is MTSAPQSMAQTAAEFGLKPDEYELILKRLGREPNLVELGVFSVMWSEHCSYKSSRRHLSKFPTTGPLVICGPGENAGVVDIGDGQACIFKMESHNHPSFIEPYQGAATGVGGIMRDVFTMGARPIALLNALRFGDPAHPRTRRLLAGVVSGIGGYGNCVGVPTIAGETNFHRGYDGNILVNAMCVGLADADAIFYSAAPAAGLPVVYFGSKTGRDGIHGATMASAEFDEASEEKRPTVQVGDPFAEKLLIEATLELMASGAVAAIQDMGAAGLTSSSVEMAGKGGVGIELDLDKVPQRETGMSAYEMMLSESQERMLAILKPGREDDGRRIFEKWGLDAAVIGQTTDTGRIILRHQGEVVCDLPLAPLSDDAPLYDRPWTQPVLQPRLEAASVPAPTDFAAAVLTLMSAPDMASKRWLWEQYDRHVMADTLEDSATGADAGVVRVHGTRKAIAATSDCTPRYVQADPYEGGKQAVAESWRNLTAVGADPIAITDNLNFGNPERPEIMGQIVRAIDGMAEACRVLDFPVVSGNVSLYNETSGAAIPPTPTVGGVGLIPDYGQRADFAGLEAGMSLVLLGETRGQLGASMYLREVLGREDGAPPPVDLAVERRNGDLVRQLIRTGLTRVVHDLSDGGLVAAAAEMAMASDLGITLAVEGALPAQAWLFGEDQGRYLVGCADPGPVLSAATSAGVPARVVGAAGGRDLSCTGVFTLPLDALKAGHEGWLPGYMA
- a CDS encoding serine hydrolase domain-containing protein, whose protein sequence is MTATHATGFDLSRLKRIGEHLERNYIGPQKIAGCQVAIARRGVPAYSGSFGSMDLERGKAMRDDAIFRIYSMTKPITSVALMMLYERGYFQLNDPVSRYVPSWKNHRVWVSGEGEDMVTERPHRPASFRDVLSHTAGLTYGGGLPGVGIQHPIDKTYRALKIRSADTTDSMVEFMDKLSQVPLRYHPGERWMYSLATDVCGALVEIISGRPFEDFLREEIFEPLGMVDTAFHVAPDKVDRFCANYQRGPDKALKLIDDPSASNFTRNPAFKSGGGGLTGTTADYMRFCEMLRRGGELDGVRILGPRTLEMMHMNHLPGGKDLTQLAIGAFSETTNEGVGFGLGFASTQGVVETGGLGVGDYYWGGAASTIFWVDPKEDMTMVFMTQLMPSGTFNFRGQLKNLVYSAIVD